The genomic region AGTCGCCATCGGTCTTCCGCTGGAACTCGCAAGATTTTTTTCTCGGTAATCCAATCTGTGTTTATTACGTTATTGCCCCGTTTTTGTACGTATCAATGTCTGCCTTCTTCTTTTCACTCTGGCAGTCACAAAATGGAACGGGAAAGAACGGCAAATGATGAATAAACTAAATTGCCGGCCTGTGTAACTTGGCGCTGTGATGTACCGCATATGCTTACTCCCCGGTAGGGCTAGCGGCAGAACCAAATCGCAAGATATGTCGCCACATCGAAGACAAGGTTCTTTGGAAGATGGATCATAAGCACCTTCGCTTCGTCGACAACGAACCATTCCAGTTTCAGACCTATCCAGACCGTGACACCTCACGGGTAAATCGCTACGTCTCTGAAACTGGCCTCACATTCTGGTTTGATGCGGTCACGGAATGTGTGGTGACATCTGACCCTGGCCTGTTTCTTCAGGTGATCTTCAGGGCTGACCTGGGAAACATTCAAAGACTGTTGATCCTTAACATCGCTGGCCGCAAAATTCAGATTTCAGCCGAGCAACTGACAGAGCATTCCGGCGTTCCAGGGATCCATTCAAAGTTTCACTGGATCATCGAAGATATTGGAAGGCCATTGGTCTACTACACCGGCTGGGACGATGCTCGCCAAGGCATCAAGCGACCGCACGATCAAAGACATCAGAGACTCACGAATTCTGATGGCTTTGAAACAGCGGCGCAGCAGGAAGTCGCTCTTGCATTCGTTCTGGCCGCGCTGGGGAGATATGGAAACGTGTTTTCCGGGTCGCCAGCATACGGCCTCGACATTCCCGCCAACGTTGATCTGTCAGACGAACTCAAAGAACGAATTTCTGCAGGAAAGCTCATTTCGGTTTGAGCAAAACGTAGGGTGGGTGCCAACCCACCGCTTCGATATGCACAATACGCCACATATGTCCCAAAAGAGCCCGACCAGTCCAAAGCCCCTGACGAACACCAGCGTCCCCGTCAAGGACGCAGCGCGTTCCTAACACATCATCCCAAACAGCCTGCACTTCCCGCCCAAAAGGGCCGTCTGGATGGGCGCCAATCAATCGCTGTATCATCCCCGGCCATCACACCTGTTGTCCCAAGCCCTACAGCCCCGCGCACAGTCAAAGGCCCAACCTGCACCATATCGCAATCCGCCCCATCTCAGTCCCGACCACCGGCTCAGTCCGCAAAGTACCAGCCGCCCCACAACTCCCTAACAGCTCGCTAACGCCCCTCTCAACCCCTTGAAAGATAACACCCTCTCTCCCTGTCCCTGCCCGGGACAGCTAAACGACCTCCCCCCCATCCAGCCGTTCCAGCACCCTTGCGGCCCCCGCCAGAACCGCCTCCCGGTGCCCCGCCTCCATCCCGTCCCAGACCCGGTACATCTGCCCCATCCGCGGGTTCGACCGGAACCTTTCGCGGTGCCGGTCAAGGAAGTGCCAGTAAAGCAGATTGAACGGACAAGCCCCCTCACCCACTTTGACCTTCACCTTGTAGGCACAGGCCCCGCAGTGGTCCGACATCCGGTCGATATAAGCGCCGGAGGAGACATAGGGTTTCGACCCCAGCACCCCCCCATCAGCAAACTGGCTCATCCCCAGAGTGTTCGGCGCCTCGACCCATTCGAAGGCATCGATGTAGACCGACAGATACCATTCATGCACCGCGCCCGGGTCCACCCCGGCCAGGAGGGCGAAATTCCCCGTCACCATCAGCCGCTGGATATGGTGAGCATAGGCCAGATCCCGCGTCTGCCCAACGGCGGCCTTCATGCAGGCCATCCGCGTCTCGCCCCCCCAGAAAACCGCAGGCAAGGCACGGGAGTGGCCCAGCGCGTTCCGCGTCAGATACCCCGGCCCCTCCAGCGCCCAGATGCCCCGCACGAATTCGCGCCAGCCGATGATCTGGCGGATGAACCCCTCCGCCGCCTGGATCGGCACCCTGCCCGCCTTCCACGCCGCCTCGACCGCCTCGCACACCTCCAGCGGCAGGAGGAGCCCAAGGTTCAGATAGGGCGAGATCAACGCATGGCTCAGGAACGCCTCGCCCTCCAGCATCGCGTCCTGCTCGTCACCGAACCGAGGCAGGCGGTCGGCCACGAACTCGGCCAAGGCGGCCAGCGCCCCGGCCCGGTCCGTCGCCCAGCGGAACGGGCGTAGCCGCCCGAAGTGGGGGAACCGCGCCTCGACCAGCGCCAGCACGTCCTCCACCACCGCATCCGGCGTTGCATCACGGGGACGGGGGCGCAGCAGGTCCGCCTTCGCCGGTTTGCGGTTGTCGTGGTCAAAGTTCCACTGGCCCCCGGCGGGCTTGTCCCCGTCCATCATCAGCCCGGTCTTGCGCCGCATGTCGCGGTAGAACCACTCCATCCGCAGCTGCTTCCGCCCCGCAGCCCATTCGGCGAACTCGGCGTCCGAGGCGATGAAGCGGTCATCCTCCAGCACCGTCACCGTCAGCGGCAGCTCCTCCAGATCGCGCAACAGCCGCCATTCGCCGGGCTTTGTGGCCAGCACATCCCCCGCGCCGAACTCCGCCGCCCGGCGCAGCACTTCCCCGGTGATCGTCTGGCTGTTCTCCGGATCGTCAAGCCGCGAATAGGCCACACGCCAGCCCTCCGCCTCCAGCCCCAGCGCGAACTTCCGCATCGCGGCAAGGATCAGCGCAATCTTCTGCGGATGGTGGGGAACGCTCGTCCCCTCGCCCATCACCTCGGCCATCACCACCACGTCGCGGGCCTTGTCGGCAGCCTTCAAGGCCGCCACCCCCGGCGTCAGCTGGTCGCCCAGAACCAGAACCAGCCTCACCACGGCACGACCTTCCCTTGCCAGTCGTAGAACCCGCCCGTGTCGGCTGGTCCCAAACCCTCCAGCACCCGCAGCAGATGCCCCGCCGCCTCCTCCGGCGGCATCGCCGGGTGCCCTGCGCGATGCGCCGGGGCGAGGTCGGTCGCCACCGTCCCCGGATGCAGACTGACCAGAACCGAGTGCGGATGCGTCCGCGTCGCCTCGACACTCGCCGTTCGCACCAACTGGTTCAACGCCGCCTTCGCCGCACGGTAGCCGTACCAGCCGCCAAGCCCGTTGTCCCCGATCGACCCCACCCGCGCCGACAACACCGCCAAGCGCGACACCCGGTCCCGCGGCATCAGGCGCAGCGCATGTTTCATCACCAGCGCCGGCCCGATCGCATTCAGCGCAAACTGCGCCGCAAGGCCATCCGCCGTCACCGCCTTCAATGACTTCTCCGGCCCCACGCCGCCCAGCACCAGCGCCCCGGTGGCCACCACCACCAGATCGAACAGCCCCTCCAACCGCCCCAAAGCCGCCGCGACCGACGCCTCATCCGTCACATCAAGCCCATCGCCCCGCCGCGACAGCCCCACAACCTCACCCCGCGCGGCCAGCGCCGCCATCAGCGCCCCGCCAATCCCGCCTGACGCCCCGATCACCAAAGCCCGCATCACCACCTCCTGACCGCGAGGCCTCAGATAGCCCGCCCCCCGCGCGCGACCACAGGCTTGCTCTTTAGCCAAATACTCCCGCCGGAGGCTCCGCCCTTGCAGCCGACCCGCCGTGTCAGGCCCATTCCCCGGCAGCGCCGTCTGCGGGGTCTCGATGGCCCCGCAGACGGCCCCCCGTTTCAGGAAAATTCCCCTTCCCTTCGCCGGATTCCTTCGTATGATCCAGCCATGACCAAGGCACACCACATTCCTGCCGCCGCCGGGGCCGCTTTGCGCCCTGCGATGACCCTTGGCCTCCTCCTTCTTAGCCGCCTCTGAGCGTGCCCCCGGGCGCGACCGCTCAGAGGTGAACAGCGCCCAAACGCACCAAGGCTAAGACAAAAGGACCACCCCATGACCCAACAAGACAAGGTTGTCATCTTCGACACCACCCTGCGTGACGGCGAACAATCCCCCGGCGCGACCATGACGCATGAGGAAAAGCTGGAAATCGCCAGCCTCCTTGACGAAATGGGCGTCGACATCATCGAGGCGGGCTTTCCCATCGCCTCGGAAGGCGATTTCGCCGCCGTGTCGGAAATCGCCAGACGGGCGAAAAACTCCACCATCTGCGGCCTCGCCCGGGCCAACTTCAAGGACATCGACCGCTGCTGGGAGGCGGTGAAACACGCCAAGTCCCCGCGGATCCACACCTTCATCGGCACCTCGCCCCTGCACCGCGCGATCCCGAACCTTGACATGGACCAGATGGCCGAGCGCATCCATGAGACGGTCACCCATGCGAGGAACCTGTGCGACAACGTCCAGTGGTCACCGATGGACGCGACGCGGACCGAACATGATTACCTCTGCCGCGTGGTGGAAATCGCGATCAAGGCCGGGGCCACGACGATCAACATCCCCGACACGGTCGGCTACACCTATCCGATGGAATCCGCCCGGATCATCCAGATGCTGCTGGAACGCGTCCCCGGTGCCGACAAGATCATCTTCGCCACCCATTGCCACAATGACCTTGGCATGGCGACCGCCAACGCCCTTGCGGCGGTGGAGGCAGGGGCGCGGCAGATCGAATGCACGATCAACGGGCTGGGCGAGCGTGCGGGGAATACCGCGCTGGAGGAAGTCGTGATGGCGATGCGGGTCAGGAATGACATCCTGCCGTTCCAGACCGGGATCGACACGACGAAGATCATGAACCTCTCGCGCCGCGTGAGCCAGGTGTCGGGCTTTCCGGTCCAGTTCAACAAGGCCATCGTCGGCAAGAACGCCTTTTTGCATGAATCCGGCATCCATCAGGATGGTGTGCTGAAGAACGTCCAGACGTTTGAAATCATGCGGCCCGAGGATATTGGCCTCAGCCAGGCCAATATCGCCATGGGCAAACACTCCGGCCGCGCCGCGCTCCGGGCAAAGCTGAAAGAGCTGGGCTTTGACCTCGCCGACAACCAGCTGAACGATGTCTTCGTGCGGTTCAAGTCGCTCGCCGACCGCAAGAAGGAAATCTACGACGACGACCTGATCGCGCTGGTTTCGGACGAGCAGACCAACGACGCCTATGAATTCCTGCAGCTGAAGAAGCTGCGGGTCGTTTGCGGCACCGAAGGCCCGCAGGAAGCCGAGATGGTGCTGACCATCGACGGGGTCGACCACCACATCGACGCCACCGGTGACGGGCCGGTGGATGCGGCCTTCATGTGCGTGAAGATGCTGTTCCCGCACAAGGCGCGGCTGCAGGTCTATCAGGTCCACGCCGTGACCGAGGGGACGGATGCGCAGGCGACGGTCTCTGTCCGGCTGGAGGAGGATGGGCGGATCGTCACCGGGTCATCGGCCGATACCGATACGATCGTGGCCAGCACCAAGGCCTATATCAACGCGCTCAACCGCCTGATCATCCGGCGCCAGAAGACCGCCCCGGGTGAGGATGTGAAGACCGTCAGCTATCATGGCGAGTGACCGGTCGCGGGCCTTGGGGCTCGCGATCTTCGGCCTGTTCGGCGTGACCGGACCCATAGCAGCAGACGCATTGCCGGAGGGGCTGATTTTTCAGCCGCCGCTGGCCAGGGATGTGGCGGCCCTGCCGCGCCTTGCAGGCTCAGGCGGCGCGGCTGACAAGGTAAACGCACGACTGGACGCGCTGGACCGCTCCACCTTGGCAGCGATGTCCGACTGCGAGGATGGGCCGTATCGGTTCTGGGAGCGTTGGGTTGACGTCACCCTTGCCACGTCCGGCTTTCTTGGCCTCGTGTCGCACAGCGCCTTCTACTGTAGCGGTGCCGCCCATCCGGAAAGCTTCATCAATGCGGTGACCTTCGATCTTGCCGTCGG from Tabrizicola piscis harbors:
- a CDS encoding SDR family NAD(P)-dependent oxidoreductase — protein: MRALVIGASGGIGGALMAALAARGEVVGLSRRGDGLDVTDEASVAAALGRLEGLFDLVVVATGALVLGGVGPEKSLKAVTADGLAAQFALNAIGPALVMKHALRLMPRDRVSRLAVLSARVGSIGDNGLGGWYGYRAAKAALNQLVRTASVEATRTHPHSVLVSLHPGTVATDLAPAHRAGHPAMPPEEAAGHLLRVLEGLGPADTGGFYDWQGKVVPW
- a CDS encoding cryptochrome/photolyase family protein, giving the protein MVRLVLVLGDQLTPGVAALKAADKARDVVVMAEVMGEGTSVPHHPQKIALILAAMRKFALGLEAEGWRVAYSRLDDPENSQTITGEVLRRAAEFGAGDVLATKPGEWRLLRDLEELPLTVTVLEDDRFIASDAEFAEWAAGRKQLRMEWFYRDMRRKTGLMMDGDKPAGGQWNFDHDNRKPAKADLLRPRPRDATPDAVVEDVLALVEARFPHFGRLRPFRWATDRAGALAALAEFVADRLPRFGDEQDAMLEGEAFLSHALISPYLNLGLLLPLEVCEAVEAAWKAGRVPIQAAEGFIRQIIGWREFVRGIWALEGPGYLTRNALGHSRALPAVFWGGETRMACMKAAVGQTRDLAYAHHIQRLMVTGNFALLAGVDPGAVHEWYLSVYIDAFEWVEAPNTLGMSQFADGGVLGSKPYVSSGAYIDRMSDHCGACAYKVKVKVGEGACPFNLLYWHFLDRHRERFRSNPRMGQMYRVWDGMEAGHREAVLAGAARVLERLDGGEVV
- a CDS encoding 2-isopropylmalate synthase — translated: MTQQDKVVIFDTTLRDGEQSPGATMTHEEKLEIASLLDEMGVDIIEAGFPIASEGDFAAVSEIARRAKNSTICGLARANFKDIDRCWEAVKHAKSPRIHTFIGTSPLHRAIPNLDMDQMAERIHETVTHARNLCDNVQWSPMDATRTEHDYLCRVVEIAIKAGATTINIPDTVGYTYPMESARIIQMLLERVPGADKIIFATHCHNDLGMATANALAAVEAGARQIECTINGLGERAGNTALEEVVMAMRVRNDILPFQTGIDTTKIMNLSRRVSQVSGFPVQFNKAIVGKNAFLHESGIHQDGVLKNVQTFEIMRPEDIGLSQANIAMGKHSGRAALRAKLKELGFDLADNQLNDVFVRFKSLADRKKEIYDDDLIALVSDEQTNDAYEFLQLKKLRVVCGTEGPQEAEMVLTIDGVDHHIDATGDGPVDAAFMCVKMLFPHKARLQVYQVHAVTEGTDAQATVSVRLEEDGRIVTGSSADTDTIVASTKAYINALNRLIIRRQKTAPGEDVKTVSYHGE